One Sphingomonas endolithica genomic window, GCATGTAGCCGGCGATCCGCGTTGCATCGTCGATCCCGACATGGCCGAGGCTGGTGATCAGCGACGGCAATACCGGCATGACGATCCCGAAGCCGATCGTGTCGATGAGCACGGCGGCGAGCACGATCGGCACGGCGCGGTGCTCGAAGCGCATGGCTCAGCGCAGCCCGCGTTGGTGGACGGGAACGGGGCGGGGGGCGGCGGATCGTTCAACCGATCGGTTGAGAGGGCGATGCCGTGATTTCAGCGGGTTGGCCGGTGAGGGGTGCGGCGAGCGGGCGCGAATGTTGGGACCGTTGAGGCGCCGGCAGGTTTTCGCGCGGGGTAGTCGCGACATTGCGGCATGGCGTGCGCCGCGGTGGCGGGCGGACAGAGCGGGCGGGTGCGCGCGGGGAAGCATTTGGCGAGGATGACATAGGAGTTGCGTGTAGGACAGAGGGTTTTCGGACTGTCCGCAGGGGGCGGCATGGGTGGGCGGCTGAGGCTGCGTGGATCGTTGGCGCACCCTCACCGGCGAGACAGCTTGTTCCCCGGCGAAGGCCGGGGCCCAGTAGCGAAGATGGGAATGGTCCTGCGCAGCGCCCCTTGCCCATCGTTCCACTACGGGGCCCCGGCCTTCGCCGGGGAGCAGGAGTGCAAGCTTGTGGCTTTGCTTGCAGCCAATTGTGTGCCATCCAGCGCCATACCCGAAATTCAGATTCGTAGACGAGGATGAAGATCCATGGCTTCCGCCGAACTCGATGCCGCTGCCGATCCGCTCGCCACGTTCCGGGATGAAGTGCGCACCTGGCTGGCGGAGAACTTCCCGGCGTCGCTGCGGGGCAAGGACAATGCGATGTCGGCGGTAGATGGGCCGACCGAGCTGTCGCCCGAGGACGAAGCCTGGAAGACGGCGATGGGCGAGAAGGGCTGGGGCGTGCCGGCTTGGCCGCGGCAATATGGCGGTGGCGGGCTCGACCGGGCGCAGGTGCGGGTGCTGCACGAGGAGATGGCGCGGGTTGGGGCGTGGAATCCGATCGGCGGGATGGGCGTGATGATGTTCGGCCCGACGCTGCTGGAAAGCGGCAGCGAGGCGCAGAAGCAGGAGCATATTCCGGCGATCGCGCGCGGCGAGGTGCGCTGGTGCCAGGGCTATTCGGAGCCGGGTGCCGGGTCCGATCTCGCCAGCCTGCAGATGTTCGCGGAAGATCGCGGCGATCACTATCTGGTCAATGGCCAGAAGACATGGACGAGCGGTGGGCAATGGGCCGACAAATGCTTTGCTTTGGTCCGTACCGACAAGACGAAGAAGCATGAAGGGATCAGCTTCCTGCTGATCGACATGGATGCCGAGGGCGTGGAGGTGAAGCCGATCCGGCTGATCTCCGGTTCGTCGCCCTTCTGCGAGACGTTCTTCACCAACGTGCGCGTGCCCAAGGACAATCTGGTCGGGCGTGAGGGCGAGGGCTGGACGATCGGCAAGCGCCTGCTCCAGCACGAGCGCTCCAGCCTGTCGGGCGGCGGCTCTGCGGCACGGATGTTCGCCGGCAAGCCGATGGGCGCCCTCGCCAAGGAATATCGTGGCGAGGACGACCAGGGCCGCGTGCCGGACCAGGACCTGCGCATGCGCATCGTGCGCCACGAGATGGACAGCCGAGCCTTTGCGCTGACGCTCCGGCGGGCGGCGCTGGAGGCCAAGTCGAACCAGGGGCCGTCGGCCGCGACCAGCATCATGAAGAATGTCGGTGCGCGGATCACGCAGGATCGGGCCGAGCTCAGCATCGAGATCATGGGCATGAACGGCCTGGGCTGGGAAGGCGAGGGGTTCAGCGCAGACGAGCTGAACCAGACGCGCACCTGGCTGTGGGGCAAAGCGGTGTCGATCTATGGCGGGTCGACCGAGATTCAGAACAACGTGATCGCCAAGCGCATCCTGGGGATGCTGGATCACCAGTAAGCGCGCGACCGCGACGAGTTAGCCCTCGCAGGAGGAGGGCGGAGAGGGCGTGGCGGGGGAGACGGCGACAGACCGTCCCCCCGCCATGCCAAGCTGCAGTGAGAGATCAAAGGACCAGCCGATGGCCGTACTCAACGAAGAACAGACGATGTTGCGCGACATGGCGCGCGAATGGGCGGACAATGAGGCGCCGGTGGGGGCGTTTCGCAAGATGCGCAATGCCGCGCCGGCGGAGGGCTATGACGCCGCGGCGTGGAGCGAGATGGGCCAGATGGGCTGGGCCGGGATCGTCGTGCCGGAGGAATATGGCGGGTCTGCATTCGGCTATCTGTCGCTGGGTATGGTGCTGGAGCAATTGGGGCGCAACCTGACCGCATCGCCGCTTGCCTCGACCGCGGCAGCGGCGGCGGGGATCGCGCTGGGATCTTCCGATACCGCCAAGAGCGCATGGCTGCCGAAGATCGCGGCTGGCGAGTTGGTGGCGACGCTGGCGATCGATGAAGGCCCGGTGCACGATCCGGCGCGGATTGCGACCAGCGTATCGGACGGTGTGCTGACCGGCACCAAGGAGTTCGTCGCCGAAGGAGATAGTGCGGCTTTGTTCGTGGTGGCCGCGACCGACGGCCTGTATCTCGTCGCGGGCGATGCGGGGGTGACGCGCTCCACCCGCAAGATGGCGGATGCGCGGAGCCATGCGCAGGTCCGCTTCGATGGCGCGGACGCCGAGAAGCTCGGCGGGCCGGAATTGAACACCAAGGTGATCGACCTGGCCACGGCGGCGCTGGCAGCGGAGATGCTCGGCATGGCGGAGCAGGCGTTCGCGACGACGAACGATTATCTCAAGACGCGCGTGCAGTTCGGCCAGCAATTGTCGACCTTCCAGGCGCTGCAGCACCGTATGGCGCGGATGTTCACCGAGCTCGAGCTGATGCGATCGGCAGTGGAAGGCGCGCTGGAGGCGATCGATGCCGGGCGCAGCGACACCGACCAGGCCGTGAGCCTGGCCAAGGCGATCGCCAGCGACACGCTGCACCTGATCAGCCGCGAGATGGTGCAACTGCATGGCGGGATCGGCATGACCGATGAGCATGATGCGGGATTCTACCTCAAGCGGGCACGCGTGTGCGAGACGATGTGGGGCAATGCCGCGTACCACCGCGAACGGTTCGCGCGGCTCAACGGTTATTGAACCGTTTTGAATTCCGGTTCTGGCCGGAGCGGCTGTTCTGCGACTATGACTTTTCGGCAACAGCCGCCATTGCGTAGCGTTATGCAACGTTAGTTCCGCTTGACGACCCGTTCTTCTCCCGGCAGTTTCGAATTCGAGGTACGGAGCCTAGAAGCGCCGGCCGCAACTGGGAGAGAGTGATGCTCAAGAAGCAGTACCTGTCGGCGTGCGCCTTCGCAGTCCTGGCCATTGGACTCGCCACGCCGGCAGCGGCGCAGGTCGCCGATCCGGCGACCGGATCGCCATCCGAGGCTGCCGCCGCCCCACAATCCGACGAGTTGATGACGCAGGACATCGTCGTCACCGCGCAGGGCCGCGCGCAGGCGCTGGCCGACGTGCCGGTGGCAATCTCCGCCGTCACTGCCGAAACGCTGCAGAATTCGGGTGCCAACGACATTCGCCAGCTCAACCAGCTGGCGCCCTCCTTGCTCGTCTCCTCGACCGGCTCGGAAGCCAACGGCAGCCCCCGTATTCGCGGTATTGGTACGGTCGGTGACAATCCCGGGCTGGAAAGCTCGGTCGTGGTGTTCATCGATGGCGTGTACCGCTCGCGCTCGGGCATCGGGCTCAACGAACTGGGCGAGATCGACCGGATCGAGGTGTTGCGCGGGCCGCAGGGGACGCTTGGCGGGCGCAATTCCTCGGCCGGCCTGATCAGCATCGTCAGCCGGCGCCCGTCGTTCGAGTTCGGCGCGAATGCCGAGGCGACCTATGGCAATTACGATTTCGTGCGCCTGTCCGGCGGTCTGACCGGCCCGATCACCGACAAGATCGCGGCGCGTGTCGACGGCGTCTATGTCAAGCGCGACGGCTTCTACAAGGATCGCACCAACGATACGCGCGTCAACGATCGCGACCGCTATTTCGTGCGTGGGCAATTCCTGTTCGAACCCACGTCGGACGTCAGTTTCCGGCTGATCGGCGATTACAGCAAGCGCAAGGAAGCATGCTGCGCCGCGACCTTTGTCGGGCCGACGGTGAACCCATATATCGGCAATCTCAATAACCCTGCCACGCCGCTCACCACCGGGCTGCCGAACGGCAACAATATTATCAACGTGCTGAACAGTCTCGGCCAGAACCTGTCGTCGTTCAACCAGGGCTATTCGCGTGAGATTTCGGTCAGCCGGGGGCGTAGCTATGAGGGTACGACGCGGGACGGGGGCGTTTCGGGCCAGCTCGACTGGGATTTCGGCGGCGCCAACCTGACCTCGATCACGGCGTATCGGAATTATTACAACACGCAAGGCTCCGACACCGACTATAGCTCGGTCGATATCCTGTACAACGACGCTGACGGCAACAACCGCCGCGCCTTCAGGACCTTCACGCAGGAATTGCGGCTGCAGGGATCGGCGTTCGGCGACAAGCTCGACTGGCTGATCGGCGGTTTCTACCTGAACGAGAAATTCCGCGGCAAGAGCAACCTCAAGTTCGGCAGCCAATATGGCCGCTTCGCGACGTGCCGCATCATTTCCGGCGGCGGGCTGGCCGGGTTGTACTCGCCGGGGAATGTCGGCTGCGTCGCGCCGGGCGTCGGCCCGGCGACGTTGGGATCGTTCGGCGCGGATATCGCCAACGGCTTCGTCACGCTCGACGGGATCAACAATGTCGGATCGACCGTCGATCGCTATCGCCAGAACAGCCGCAGCTTTGCCGCGTTCACGCACAACATCATCCACCTGACCGATCGGCTGGATGTGACGCTGGGCCTGCGCTACACCGATGAGCGCAAGCGCTTCGGCGCGACGTTCGGCAACAACAATGCCGGCTGCGCCACGTTGAACGCGACGCTGACCGACGATCTGATCAGTCCGAACGCGACGGCACGGGCGCTGGCGGCGGGGCTGATCGGGCTGGGCTGCCAGGGCAATTCCACGTCCGAGCTCAACAATGTCAGCATCGCCGACAAGCGTCATGAGGACGAATTCACCGGCACTGCGATCCTGTCATGGAAGCCGATCGACGACCTGTTGCTCTACGGCAGCTTCTCGCGCGGCTATAAAGCCGGCGGGTTCAACTTCGATCGTTCGGCGCTCAAATTCCCGATCCAGGCCTCGGCCACGGGCGGCGCCCCGACGACGACCTTTGCCGCGGTCGGCGGCGCGCAGGCGCTGGTCAACAATCTCGAGTTCGAACCGGAAAAGGTGAACGCGATCGAGCTCGGCGCGAAATATTCGACCGGGGCGTTCAGCCTGTCGGTGGCGGGGTTCCGCCAGCAGTTCAAGAGCTTCCAGCTCAACACCTATGACGGCACGGTGTTCATCGTGCAGAACGTCAATGGCTGCACTGAGGGGCTTGGCGGTGGCGACCGCGACCAGAGCAAGTTCCCCGCCGCACCGAACTACAACGCGAACGCCGGCGCGACCGGCGCATGCGACAGGGACAATGTCGGTTGGGGCGTGGTGTCGCAGGGGGTCGAGTTGGAGGCTTCGCTGGTGCCAGCCCGCGACGTCCGCGTCTCGGCCGGGCTGACCTATGCCGATACCAAGTACCGCAACAATCTGGTCGGCAACAATGCCGGTGCGCCGCTCAACCAGGCGTTGCGCAAGCTGCCGGGCGATAACCTGTCCAACGCGCCGGAAGTGGTGGTGACGGGCTCCGCCGCCTGGACGCCGGACATCGGCAGCAGCGGCCTGTCCGGCCTGTTCTACGTCGATACGCGCGTATCGAGCGACTATAATACGGGGTCCGATCTGTTCCCGCAAAAGGAGCAGGACAGCTTCGCGCTGGTCAATGCGCGGATCGGCATCCGCGGGCCGGAGGAGCGCTGGGCGGTCGAATTGTGGGGCCAGAACGTGTTCAACAAGCAATATGCCCAGGTCGCGTTCAACTCGCCGTTCCAGGAGGGCGCCGCCAACGCCGCGTTCCAGGATCCGCAATATCCCGGTGGTCGACAGATCTTCTCGCAATTCCTGGCCGAACCACGCACCTACGGCATCACGCTGCGCGGCAAGTTCTGACAGCAACAAGACGTTACCGGCAACAGACCGGAACGACGTGACCTGACGCCCCTCGACCCACATACCGGGCGAGGGGCTTTTTTGACGGTGAGGGTGCCCGATGACATTGGCCGCAAGCCATCCCGAGATCGCCGACACGCTGGCGCTGAAGCGGCGCACGATGACGCTGGCGCTGCTCACCACGGTCTATTTCTTCAGCTATATGGATCGGCAGATCCTCGCCATCCTGCTCGAGCTGATCAAGGCCGATCTGAAGCTCAGCGACGGGCAATTGGGCGTGCTGTCGGGCCTCGCCTTTGCGATCTTCTATGCGGTGCTCGGCATTCCGGTGGCGCGGCTGGCGGACAAGGGCAATCGCCGCAACATCATCGCCATTGCACTCGCGATCTGGAGCGTGATGACCGCCTTGTGCGGGCTGGCGCAGAATTTCGGGCAATTGCTGGCCGCGCGGATCGGCGTCGGCGTGGGCGAGGCGGGATCGAGCCCGCCCAGCCATTCGATCATCGCCGATCTGTATCCGGCCGATCGGCGTGCGGGCGCGATGGCGATCTATTCGCTGGGCGTCGTACTGGGCGCAGGGGTCGGCACGTTCATTGGCGGCACGGTGGCGCATCTCTATGGCTGGCGCATCGCGATGCTGACGATCGGGCTGCCCGGCGTCGCGCTGGCGGTGGTGGTGTGGCTGTTCGTGGTCGAGCCGCGGCGGGGGCTGTCGGACGTCGACCGGCTGGCGCACAGCCAACCGATGCCGAGCCTCGCCACCGGGTTCAGCACGATCTGGGCGAGCGCGCCGG contains:
- a CDS encoding acyl-CoA dehydrogenase family protein; this translates as MASAELDAAADPLATFRDEVRTWLAENFPASLRGKDNAMSAVDGPTELSPEDEAWKTAMGEKGWGVPAWPRQYGGGGLDRAQVRVLHEEMARVGAWNPIGGMGVMMFGPTLLESGSEAQKQEHIPAIARGEVRWCQGYSEPGAGSDLASLQMFAEDRGDHYLVNGQKTWTSGGQWADKCFALVRTDKTKKHEGISFLLIDMDAEGVEVKPIRLISGSSPFCETFFTNVRVPKDNLVGREGEGWTIGKRLLQHERSSLSGGGSAARMFAGKPMGALAKEYRGEDDQGRVPDQDLRMRIVRHEMDSRAFALTLRRAALEAKSNQGPSAATSIMKNVGARITQDRAELSIEIMGMNGLGWEGEGFSADELNQTRTWLWGKAVSIYGGSTEIQNNVIAKRILGMLDHQ
- a CDS encoding acyl-CoA dehydrogenase family protein produces the protein MAVLNEEQTMLRDMAREWADNEAPVGAFRKMRNAAPAEGYDAAAWSEMGQMGWAGIVVPEEYGGSAFGYLSLGMVLEQLGRNLTASPLASTAAAAAGIALGSSDTAKSAWLPKIAAGELVATLAIDEGPVHDPARIATSVSDGVLTGTKEFVAEGDSAALFVVAATDGLYLVAGDAGVTRSTRKMADARSHAQVRFDGADAEKLGGPELNTKVIDLATAALAAEMLGMAEQAFATTNDYLKTRVQFGQQLSTFQALQHRMARMFTELELMRSAVEGALEAIDAGRSDTDQAVSLAKAIASDTLHLISREMVQLHGGIGMTDEHDAGFYLKRARVCETMWGNAAYHRERFARLNGY
- a CDS encoding TonB-dependent receptor, whose product is MLKKQYLSACAFAVLAIGLATPAAAQVADPATGSPSEAAAAPQSDELMTQDIVVTAQGRAQALADVPVAISAVTAETLQNSGANDIRQLNQLAPSLLVSSTGSEANGSPRIRGIGTVGDNPGLESSVVVFIDGVYRSRSGIGLNELGEIDRIEVLRGPQGTLGGRNSSAGLISIVSRRPSFEFGANAEATYGNYDFVRLSGGLTGPITDKIAARVDGVYVKRDGFYKDRTNDTRVNDRDRYFVRGQFLFEPTSDVSFRLIGDYSKRKEACCAATFVGPTVNPYIGNLNNPATPLTTGLPNGNNIINVLNSLGQNLSSFNQGYSREISVSRGRSYEGTTRDGGVSGQLDWDFGGANLTSITAYRNYYNTQGSDTDYSSVDILYNDADGNNRRAFRTFTQELRLQGSAFGDKLDWLIGGFYLNEKFRGKSNLKFGSQYGRFATCRIISGGGLAGLYSPGNVGCVAPGVGPATLGSFGADIANGFVTLDGINNVGSTVDRYRQNSRSFAAFTHNIIHLTDRLDVTLGLRYTDERKRFGATFGNNNAGCATLNATLTDDLISPNATARALAAGLIGLGCQGNSTSELNNVSIADKRHEDEFTGTAILSWKPIDDLLLYGSFSRGYKAGGFNFDRSALKFPIQASATGGAPTTTFAAVGGAQALVNNLEFEPEKVNAIELGAKYSTGAFSLSVAGFRQQFKSFQLNTYDGTVFIVQNVNGCTEGLGGGDRDQSKFPAAPNYNANAGATGACDRDNVGWGVVSQGVELEASLVPARDVRVSAGLTYADTKYRNNLVGNNAGAPLNQALRKLPGDNLSNAPEVVVTGSAAWTPDIGSSGLSGLFYVDTRVSSDYNTGSDLFPQKEQDSFALVNARIGIRGPEERWAVELWGQNVFNKQYAQVAFNSPFQEGAANAAFQDPQYPGGRQIFSQFLAEPRTYGITLRGKF
- a CDS encoding spinster family MFS transporter, with amino-acid sequence MTLAASHPEIADTLALKRRTMTLALLTTVYFFSYMDRQILAILLELIKADLKLSDGQLGVLSGLAFAIFYAVLGIPVARLADKGNRRNIIAIALAIWSVMTALCGLAQNFGQLLAARIGVGVGEAGSSPPSHSIIADLYPADRRAGAMAIYSLGVVLGAGVGTFIGGTVAHLYGWRIAMLTIGLPGVALAVVVWLFVVEPRRGLSDVDRLAHSQPMPSLATGFSTIWASAPARHLVMAVTITSLVGYALSGWGPSYLQRSLGLSVLQISIYVAPVGTALAAFSAVMGGKLADRVARKRGLHAQSSMVAWLKLIAFPFVLLFFLADNVALALFGYFASLLFANSYLGPTFALLQGLAPVQLRALWAAITLLVINLLGLGLGPAAVGWISDALRPSFGAESLRYSLVCVGMLTPWAIFHYWRAGVLLHAQEKDAAQRVTGAA